One window of the Corvus moneduloides isolate bCorMon1 chromosome 10, bCorMon1.pri, whole genome shotgun sequence genome contains the following:
- the LOC116449022 gene encoding uncharacterized protein LOC116449022: MELYTETLPASLPSTDITGAISAFVHAHMCECVLILPSGFAKETLLEDRSTSRYDTEKPQRLESDSGWYSRERDAIQRDMDRLDRALGHGIKGCAAPGSASSSSLVCLSSRNELCLLRREMSCCRPCPPRPCGPCGPTPLASSCSEPCVARCADSTVYIEASPVVVTMPGPILTSFPQSTAVGSSLSAAVGSSLSSAGVPISSGGSLGLGGSGLCLPSPRCGQIC; the protein is encoded by the exons ATGGAACTCTACACAGAGACTCTCCCTGCCTCTTTGCCATCGACCGATATTACTGGAGCTATCAGTGCGTTTGTGCATGCACACATGTGTGAGTGTGTGCTGATCCTGCCGAGCGGCTTCGCTAAGGAGACGCTTTTGGAAGATCGCAGCACCTCGCGCTATGACACAGAAAAGCCGCAGCGCCTGGAAAGCGATAGTGGTTGGTACTCTAGAgaaagggatgccatccagagggacatGGACAGGCTGGACAG GGCTCTGGGACACGGCATAAAAGGCTgcgctgctccaggctctgcatcctcctcctctctggtgTGCCTTTCCTCGAGGAACGAG CTTTGCCTCCTGCGCCGAGAGATGTCTTGCTGCAGACCCTGTCCCCCACGGCCCTGCGGCCCCTGTGGCCCAACCCCCCTTgcaagcagctgcagtgagccCTGTGTCGCCCGCTGCGCTGACTCCACGGTGTACATCGAGGCTTCGCCGGTGGTGGTGACCATGCCGGGCCCCATCCTCACCTCTTTCCCTCAGAGCACAGCTGTGGGATCCTCTCTgtcagctgctgtgggcagctccctcagcagtgcGGGGGTTCCCATCTCTTCTGGGGGCTCCCTTGGGCTGGGGGGGTCAGGCCTGTGTCTGCCTTCCCCCCGCTGCGGTCAGATCTGCTGA